From one Oncorhynchus keta strain PuntledgeMale-10-30-2019 chromosome 30, Oket_V2, whole genome shotgun sequence genomic stretch:
- the LOC118363461 gene encoding cationic amino acid transporter 3-like isoform X1: protein MAEKLASFGKMLLRRRALDCNQEESHFARCLSTLDLIALGVGSTLGAGVYLLAGEVAREKAGPAIVLCFLIAALSSVLAGLCYAEFGARVPKTGSAYMYSYVTVGEIWAFITGWNLILSYVIGTASVSRAWSSTFDNLVEQKISNFFRASMSIKVPGKILAEYPDLFALILILLLTGLLAFGVSESALVNKIFTGVNLVVLGFVIISGLVKGDRTNWNLTVEYFVNTSNITDTEIIKEKFGNGGFAPFGFSGVLSGAATCFYAFVGFDCIATTSEEAKNPMRSIPIGIVASLLICFFAYFGVSAALTLMMPYYLLNKESPLPEAFKYVHWDPARYIVAVGSLCALSTSLLGSMFPMPRVIYAMAEDGLLFRFLSKMNIKTKTPLLATIVSGIVAALMAFLFDLAALVDLMSIGTLLAYTLVAVCVLILRYQPGTLGVSGASEKLVELVGLQRAAVAEGDSGDEFGQESEGETRPLRERFIFKMLLVPSCDVPTKTSGLIVYITTAVISVVFTLLCIVLSVCGIEVVSGNPVWVTICAILAAFSFLCVVIIWRQPPSRQSLTFKVPLLPVLPLVSIFVNIYLMMQLDGPTWCRFAVWMTIGFIIYFGYGIKNSSEATPNRGKFEPVLRSKSPNFLAEDDNEVEGMMP, encoded by the exons ATGGCTGAGAAGCTAGCTTCCTTTGGTAAGATGCTGCTCAGGCGGCGAGCGCTGGACTGTAACCAGGAAGAGAGCCACTTCGCCCGCTGCCTGAGCACACTGGACCTGATAGCCCTGGGGGTGGGCTCCACTCTGGGGGCCGGCGTCTATTTGCTGGCTGGAGAGGTGGCCAGGGAGAAGGCCGGCCCAGCCATCGTGCTCTGCTTCCTCATCGCAGCGCTCTCCTCCGTCCTTGCTGGTCTGTGTTATGCTGAGTTTGGTGCCCGTGTGCCAAAGACTGGTTCAGCCTACATGTACAGCTATGTGACAGTGGGGGAGATCTGGGCCTTCATCACTGGTTGGAACCTCATCCTCTCCTATGTCATAG gCACAGCCAGTGTTTCTCGGGCCTGGAGCTCCACCTTTGACAACCTGGTTGAACAGAAGATCTCAAACTTCTTCAGAGCCTCCATGTCCATCAAGGTCCCTGGGAAGATTCTGGCTGAATACCCAGACCTCTTCGCCCTCATCCTGATCTTGCTGCTCACTG GCCTGCTGGCGTTTGGAGTGAGTGAGTCGGCCCTGGTGAACAAGATCTTCACGGGGGTCAACCTGGTGGTGCTGGGCTTCGTCATCATCTCAGGACTGGTGAAGGGAGATCGTACTAACTGGAACCTCACTGTCGAGTACTTTGTCAACACGTCCAACATCACTGATACAGA GATCATTAAAGAGAAGTTTGGCAATGGGGGTTTTGCTCCATTCGGCTTCAGTGGAGTCCTTTCTGGTGCAGCAACTTGCTTCTATGCCTTTGTGGGCTTCGACTGCATTGCAACCACAA gtgaagaggccaagAACCCCATGCGTTCCATCCCCATCGGTATCGTGGCTTCTCTGCTCATCTGTTTCTTTGCCTACTTCGGGGTGTCTGCAGCCCTCACTCTCATGATGCCCTACTACCTGCTGAACAAAGAGAGCCCGCTGCCAGAGGCCTTCAAGTATGTGCACTGGGACCCTGCCCGCTACATCGTGGCTGTGGGCTCCCTCTGTGCACTCTCCACCAG TTTACTGGGCTCAATGTTCCCCATGCCCCGTGTAATCTATGCCATGGCTGAGGACGGCCTGCTCTTCCGTTTCCTCTCAAAGATGAACATCAAAACCAAGACCCCCCTGTTAGCCACCATCGTGTCGGGTATTGTAGCAG CCCTGATGGCATTCCTGTTTGATCTGGCAGCCCTGGTGGACCTGATGTCGATAGGAACTCTCCTGGCATACACACTAGTGGCTGTGTGCGTGCTTATCCTCAG GTACCAACCGGGCACCCTGGGTGTCAGTGGTGCCAGTGAGAAGCTGGTGGAGCTGGTGGGTCTGCAGAGGGCAGCCGTGGCAGAGGGGGACAGTGGGGATGAGTTTGGccaggagagtgagggggagaccAGGCCCCTCAGGGAGCGGTTCATCTTCAAGATGCTGCTGGTGCCCAGCTGTGACGTCCCAACCAAGACCTCCGGGCTCATCGTCTACATCACTACCGCTGTCATCT CTGTGGTGTTCACCCTGCTGTGCATagtgctgtctgtgtgtgggaTAGAGGTGGTGAGTGGCAACCCAGTGTGGGTCACCATATGTGCGATACTGGCCGCCTTCTCCTTCCTGTGTGTGGTCATCATATGGAGACAGCCCCCGAGCAGACAGTCACTCACCTTTAAG GTACCCCTACTCCCAGTGTTGCCATTGGTCAGTATCTTTGTCAACATTTACCTCATGATGCAGCTGGATGGGCCAACTTGGTGTCGCTTTGCAGTGTGGATGACTATTG GTTTTATCATCTACTTTGGTTACGGGATTAAGAACAGCTCAGAGGCCACACCCAACCGTGGTAAATTTGAGCCAGTCCTCCGATCAAAGAGCCCCAACTTCCTGGCAGAGGATGACAATGAGGTGGAAGGAATGATGCCTTAG